The Pseudomonas bijieensis DNA window CCGGACAATCACGCGACAACCTGCTGGGCGAACGCCTGCAAGGCCGTTGCCTGGTGACCGGCAACACAGTGATCGACGCGCTGCAACTGACTGCCCGGCGCATCGATGAGGATGCCCGGTTGCGTGCCGAACTGGACCAACAGTTCCCGTTCCTGCAAACCCGACGCAAGTTGCTGCTGGTGACCGGCCACCGCCGGGAAAACTTCGGCGAGGGTTTCCTGGACATCTGCAAGGCCTTGCGTCACCTGGCCCAGCGGCCGGATATCCAGATCGTCTACCCAGTGCATCTCAATCCCAACGTACTGGGTCCAGTGACCGAACAACTGGGCGAATTGCTCAATGTGCATTTGATCAAGCCGCTGGACTACCTGGCGTTCGTGCGCCTGATGCAACACGCCCATGTCATCCTCACCGACTCCGGTGGCGTGCAGGAAGAAGCCCCGTCCCTGGGCAAACCGGTGCTGGTGATGCGCGACGTTACCGAACGCCCTGAAGCGGTGGCGGCGGGCACGGTACGCCTGGTCGGCACCTCGCCGGCCTCGATCATCGCCGGCGTGGACGCACTGTTCGACGATGACACGTTGTGGCGCCGCGCCTCACAGGCGGCCAACCCTTATGGCGATGGCAAGGCCAGCCAACGCATTGTCGATACCCTGATGGGACGCCCGGTCGACGACTTCGTCGTCACCCCACTGCCTGCACAGCGGTCAGTCGATACGTCACTGTCCGAGCCACGCGAATTGCTCGCCGATTTCAACTGACCACTGCTATTTCCCTTATCAGATCGAGACTTGCCTGAATGAAGCCTTCCGTTGCCATCCCTACGGGTGCGCTCAGCGCCCTTGCCTGTGGCTTGAGCCTGCTCGCGCTCATGCCGACTTTTGCCCTGGCCGCGGACAGCCCGCTGACCCAGGCCATTCATCGACTCAACGCCGATACTCGGCAGACGCGTGAGGTGCGCTTGAGCGACCTGGGCATTACGGCTCCGATCCTCTTGGGCGCCAGCGACGCACGTCGCGAGCTCTATCTGCCGGTACCTGCGGGAGTTATCCTCGATGACGCGACGCTGCAACTGGACGCCAGCTACCTCAATGGCGAAGGTGGTCGCAACACCCTGCTGCTGTCCCTCGACGGCTACCCGGTGCGCGCTGAAGGGCTCAGCGAGGCACAAGGCGATGCCAGCGCCACACTTGGCGTCGACAAGGCCGCGCGTGACAACGGCCTGGTGCGCCTGGGCATTGCCTGGTCCTCGGTGGTGTCTCGGCCATTGTGCGAAGACGACCGGGTCATCGGCAATGTGCTGCGCATCCAACCCGAGACGCGCCTGAACTACAGCTATGACGCCAGCCAGTTGCGCGATGTCGGTGCGGCTTGGGCGGCCCTGCCCGGCGAACCCGGCATCCTCGTCGCCCCCGGCTCGTTGTCCGCCGCCAGCTACGATTCGGCCTGGCGCCTGGGCGTGGCGCTGGAGCGCATCGGCAAACACAGCCGCATCCTGCCTTTCCCTGCGGTGCAGGACAGCGTCGACCTGGGCAGCCTGCGCATCCCTGCCGAGCTATTGGTCATTCCAGCCTTCGCCAGCCTCAACGGCAAAGGCCCGCACACCTTGGCCAACCCGGCCGAGATCGGCGCACTGCTGGTGTTGGGCCAGACCCCGAACGTACAGGCCGACCTGGCGATCAACGACCCGCAACTGCTCAAGGCCATCAACCAATCCCTGGACGCCTTGCAAAGCCAGGTCCAAGGCCTCGACACGACGGCAGCCAGTGCCCTGACTCAATGGCGCGAACAGCACGTCAACGCAGCACTGGCGAGCGCCGGCACCGACAATGTAAGCCTGGCCCTGCTGGGTACCCGCCCGGTACTGATGATCGCCCCGCAATCCACCGACAAGGCCTTGTCGCTGCTCGGTTCGGCCTGGAGCAAACTGGCACGAAGTCGCCAACTGACCGTCAGCGAAGCGCAAACGCCGTTGAGCGACGATGGCCGTGTGGCCCTGTCGCGACTGGGCGGCGCCCCCGGCAACTTCGACGTGGCCTCGCGATTCGATTGGAGCACCTCGTTCCCCTTGGGCAGCGTGGCTTATGACGGTCGCCTGCCCGTCACCGCCGTGGTGGACGTCTCCGCGGCCCCGGGAGCTTCCGCTACAGCGCCGGTGGCGTCGCTGTTTTTCAATGACTTCCTGATCGGTGCGCAGCAACTGACCACCGACGGTGCGTCGCAGCGCATCCAGGCGCATATCCCGCGCTACGCCCTGGGCTCGAAAAACACCTTGCGCGTATCGTTCCAACGCCAGCCGGTCAGCGATCGCTGCCTGGAAACGCCGCAAGCCTTCCCGGTGTCGGTCCTGCCGACCAGCCATATCGTCCTGGAAAAAACCTCGCTGGACGACGGCTTCTCCGGCATGGCCGCGCGCTTCGCCGTGGACACTCAGATCCTGGTGCCCCAGGCCTACCTTGACCATCCGGCCAGCAGCCTGGCGCGGGTCATTTCGGTGGCCGATAGCAGCGGTGTCTCGCCACTGCGCGCGCAGCTCAAGGTCAGCGCTGACCCCAAAGCCGTCGTCAGCCCGGACAAGCCCTTCCTGGCTTTCGAGTTGCCGCTCAAGGACAGCCAGGAATCGGTCCAGGTCGACGAGCAAGGTCGCCTGCGCATCAACCACAAGGACCAAGTGCTGCTGGACGTCCAGCCCCTCAACCAATTGGCCTCGCTGCAAGTGGTGCAGACCGCGGGCCAGCACGGCCTGGTCTACCGGGCGCTGGGCAACCAGCCGCCAAGCCTGGCCAAACCGATTGTGCTGACCCGTGGCGACGTGGCGATCCTGGACAACAATGGCGCCGTGGCGACCTTCGATACCCAGGACCCGAGCGGTAGCCTGTTGATCGGCCGCGAGGAACCCAAGGGGCTGGATGCCTGGCGTAAACCTTCGCTGCTCTGGCTGATCCCGGGCGGCATTATCCTGTTCCTCCTCTTGTTGCTGGCCGGCCGTAGCGCCCGTCGCAATCGCCAGTAACGGTACCCTTCGATGACGTCGCTTTATTGGCCCTATTGGCTGGCCCATTACTACAACTACCTGGAGATCGCGACCATCGTGGTCGCGGTACTGATCCTGATCTCCAGCCTGGACGATCTGATCATTGACCTGTGGTACTGGTCTCGTCGCCTGTACCGCAAGTTCACCGTGGACCGCAAATACCGGCCGTTGACCGCCGAACAACTGTTGGCCCGGGACGAACAGCCCCTGGCGATCATGGTCCCGGCCTGGCTGGAATACGACGTCATCGCGCCGATGATCGAGAACATGGTGTCCACGCTCGACTACCAGAACTACGTGGTCTTCGTCGGCACGTACATCAACGACCAACGCACCATCGACGAAGTCGAGCGGATGCGCAGGCGCTACAAACAACTGCATCGGGTGGAAGTGCCCCATGCCGGGCCGACCTGCAAGGCCGACTGTTTGAACTGGGTGATCCAGGCGATTTTCCTGCATGAAAAAACCCATGGCATGACCTTCGCCGGCGTCGTCTTGCACGACAGCGAAGACGTGCTGCATCCATTGGAACTGCGACTGTTCAACTACCTGCTGCCGCGCAAGGACATGATCCAGTTGCCGGTGGTTTCGCTGGAGCGCAACTGGTACGAATGGGTCGCGGGTGTCTACATGGACGAATTCGCCGAATGGCATGGCAAGGACCTGGTAGTGCGTGAAAGCATGACCGACACCGTGCCCTCGGCCGGCGTCGGCACCTGTTTTTCCCACCGTGCCTTGCGGGTGCTGGCCGGTGAAACCGAAAACCAGCCGTTCAACACCGACAGCCTCACCGAGGACTACGACGTTGGCGCACGCTTGGCCAAGGTGGGCATGAACGCGATCTTCGTACGTTTCCCGGTGCAGTTCCGGGTGCTGCGCAAATCCTGGTTCCGCAAACCCTACGAATCGACCCTGACGATGCCGCTGTGCGTGCGCGAGTTTTTCCCCGACACGTTCCGCACTGCCTTCCGGCAGAAGGCCCGCTGGACCCTGGGCATCGGCTTGCAAGGCTGGGAGCAGATGGGCTGGAACGGCTCGCTGGCCAACCGATACCTGCTGTTTCGCGACCGCAAGGGGGTGGTGACGGCATTCGTGAGCATCATTGCCTACGTCATCCTGGTACAGCTGCTGGGCTTGATCATCCTGCGCAACAGCGGCTTGTGGGATATCACCTTCCCTACGCCGTTTGAAAGCAACAGTCTGGTCAAATACCTGCTGTTGGCCAACGGCGGCGCCTTGGCCTGGCGCATCGCGCACCGCTATTACTTCACCACCGTGTTGTACGGCTGGCAGCATGGCTTGCTGTCCATGCCCCGCATGCTGGTCGGCAACTTCGTCAACTTCATGGCCGCCTCCCGGGCCTGGCGCATGTTCCTGGTGGGCAAGGTGATGAATCGCAAGCTGGTCTGGGACAAGACCATGCACGACTTCCCTTCCACCGACCTGGTGGCCATTGCGCCGCGCCGCCTGGGCAGCGTGTTGCTGTCCTGGCAAGCCATCACCGACACGGACCTGCAAAGCGCCCTCGACGAACAACAGTCGCGCAACGTACCGCTGGGACGAATTCTGCTCAATAACGGCTGGCTGGACGATGAAACTCTGGCTGAAGCCATCGCGTTCCAGAATGACCTGCCCCGGGTCTTTGACGTCGCCGAAAAAGCCGCTGCCTCGGCATCCATCTTGAGCGCCGAGTTTGCCTTGCGCTGGCGAGCCGTGTCCCTGGGACGCAACGGCGAAGGCCGCGAACAGATCGCCGTCGCCAATCCCTTGCCCGACGAAGGCCTGCAACAGGTCAGCGCCGAACTGGGCAGCGAACCTGTGCAATTGATCGCGCGCGAAAGTGAAATTCTTGCGCTGTTGCGCAAGTTGCCTGCGGACAACGGTCATGCCGTACCCGATGCCCGGGCGCCGCTGCTGGGCGACCTGCTGATCGAAATGGGGCTGCTCGATCGCGACGAATTCAGTCGCGTGATGCTCCAGTACCGGCCCCAACACCACGGCCGTATCGGCGATTACCTGGTCGACAGCGGCGTGCTGCCACGCACGACGATCGAACAGGCCGTGGCCCGCCAGCACAATCTCTACCCGACGGAGCTCCCGGCATGAACCGCCCCTTCCTGACCCTTTTGGCCACGGGGCTGAGCCTGATACCTGCGTTTGCTCCTGCCGAAACGTTGCCGTTGCCATTGTCCGGCCCGGCCTATACCGCCGCCAACGACGCCTACAGCGCCTACGAACGCAAGGATTACGACCTGGCCATCGCCAAGGCACGCGAGGCCCTGCGCCTGCGTGCCGATGTGACACGCCTGAACACCCTGATCGAGTTGGCCGAGCGGGACAAGAAACGGCGCGACCACCCCCAGCCCCTGGCAGCCTCTCGTCCCACTCGCGCGGCGCCGGGTTTCATCGCCGCATCCCAGGGATTCAAAGCCTATGACCGCGGACAATTCGGCCTGGCCGCGCAATCGGCTCGCAAGGCCGTCGCCCAGGCCCCCCGACGCCATGACTATCGCCTGTTGCTGATCGATTCCCTGGAACGCCAACAACACCTGGAAGAAGCCGACCGCGCCACCAGCGATGCCCTTGGTGTCTTTGCCAACGACAACACGTTGTTGATGCGCCGCAAAGCCATTCGCCGTCAACTGGCCGTCCCGCTGGCGACCCAGGGTTATCGCGCCCTGGAACAAGGCAACACAGCCCTGGCCGTGGACCAGGCGCGCAAAGCGGTGGCCTGGGCCCCGGAAATCGCCGCCAACCAACAATTGCTCATCAGCGCATTGTTGGCGGCGAAGGATTACGTCTCCGCCGAACAGGCCGCTTCTGCCGCGCTGGCGGTGGACGACCGCCAAGCCGCCCCTTGGGTCTTGCGCAGCTATGCCCGTAACCGCCAGGGCAAGACGCAGGCGGCCCAGGACGATCTGAACCAAGCCCAGAGCCTTGCGGGTCTGTCGGCAAGGGAGGCTCGTGAAATCCGCTCCGCCCAGGCCCAATCCACACCACCGGTCCTGCTATGTCAGGAAAGCACCTACGGTCTGACCTGCGCCATCTCGCCGGGAAACACCAACGAACAGGCTCCGCTGAGTGACCTGCAGCTTGCTTACAATTTGGTTCGGGCCGGCGACGACGAAGCAGCCCATACGGCGTTCCGCAAGGCGGACGCCACCTCTCGACTGGCACCGGCACCCGCCCAGGACGCCGCCTACAACGCCATGCGGGTCCATGAAGACGACGAGGCCGTGGCGTACTTCAAGCGCGTCATCGATGGGCAAAAAACCGCAGAGTCGCCGCTCTCCGCGCAACAGCTGTTCGATACCCGCCGCACCGTGGGTGACGTTTCGCGCACTATCGGCCTGACCAGCACCACCAGCTATCGCGGCAACAGTTCCAGTGGCCTGAGCGCCGCCCCGGGTTCCAGCAGCAGCGGCAGTCAAAGCAATGACTTGCTGCAAAACAGCACCGAGCTGTCGTGGCGTCCGCTGGGCTATCGCAATGGCCGCTTTGTCGAACTCTACGGACGCATCACCGACACTCTCTGGAGCAAGAACAGCGATTCGGACACGGGCGCGGATGCCTTGCAAGGCGCCCTCGGCGTACGGGTCAAGCCTTTCAGTTCGGTCAACATCATGGCGGCCCTTGAACGGACCTTCCCGCTCGGTTCTTCCAATGTCGACGGCGATTGGTTGGTGCGACTCGGTTACGGTTCGAGCATCGGTACCGATCTGCGGGTCGATGTGCCGAGCTGGTGGACCTCCCAGCTGTATGCCGAGGTCGGTCACTACATCGAAGACTCGCGGGATTACTTCAACAGCGAATGGCAAGTGGGCCGCAGTTATGCCATCGGCGGGACCGGCTCGCGCTGGGTGACCTTTCCCCATGTCGTCGCGGCGATCGACTACGATTCCAAGATGAAGAGCGACGCCGGCGGTGGTTTTTCTTCCGGCGACGCGGGGGGTATCGGGATAGGAAACAACGTACGCTATTGGTTCCGGGAAGACGCCTACAACGCGCCACGTTCCTATGTGGACTTTTCCCTGCAATACCGAGCAAGGGTGTTTGGCGAGGATCGCGCCAAAGGCGTGTTCGCGCGCCTGACCTACTCCTATTGAGGACGTTGGTGTGATGCCCGGTCCATCGGTACGAAAAGCGGTTCACCTTGCCGAGCCGCGACTACACTGCCTCCAGAAGGGACTTGTTTGAAAAGCTTCGCAACGCTCGTCAACCGCAAGACCGTCGCGGCGCTGTTACTGGCCGTGCTCCTCGGCGCAGGTACAGGGACGTACTACATGAGCACTATCACTGCGAAACCGAACATCGTCGGTATCGTCTGGCAGCCGGACAACCAGACCGTCGGCATCAGCGGCAATTGGGAAAGACTGGGGGTACACGAGCTACTAGTGCAATGGACTGTAGTGGACGACCAGGCCTTCGTGCCCGGCACCGGCCTGCCCAGCGTACCGGTACTGCCGGACTGGGCGCGCATCGCCAAGACGCCCTGGGCCCAGGATGTCATCCTCGGGCTGGCTGGCTACTTCAGTGAAAACCGCTCACGGGACGACATCGAGCAACTGGCAGCGCTGTCGGAGCGTATTGCCGGGTTGCCGACACCATTGCATGTCACCGGCTGGTACTTTCCGGCCGAAGTCGACCCCAGTTGGGCGGCTGCCAAGGAGTTGCCGGCCTTGCTGGCCAAACTGCCGCGCCCGCTGTGGATCAGCGTCTACGATGGCGCCAACATCGGCCCCGCCGCTACCGCAGACTGGCTCAAGCAGTGGTTGCCGAACGACATCGGCGTGTTTTTCCAGGACGGCGTCGGCGTCTACGCCCGCACCGCCCCGGTGGCCCGGAACTATGCAGATGCCCTGCGTGATCGACTTGGCAAGGATCGCGTGCGGATCATCGTCGAAGCCTTCCGTCCCCAATACGGCGGTGGCTTCCGCTCCGCCACAGTCGCCGAACTCACACCCCAACTGGCGGCCTATGCAGGCTACCCGCTCTACTTGTTCGACGGGCCGCACTACATGACGCCGACCTTGGTGGACCAACTGAAACAAGCCCTGGCCCAGCCTTGATCAGGCCTTCAAGCCATCCGCTTGCCCTCGCTTTACTGAGTTTGTATCAGTCTGTATATGAAGCGCGGACTGATACGAAACAATGGATTTCGCCCTCTCCCGACACACACCGTCGATACATCCGCGCGTTTAACTTTGATCACCGGACAGCAACACATTCGCTGCCACGGCCCACTCAATCAAGCGCAAGGAGAGTCATCATGTTCAATTTCTCGAAAGTATCGTCCCTGGCTATCGCCCTGACATTGGTGGGCGGTGTCGGCCTGTCGAACGCGGCCTCAGCAAAGAACGCCCCGGCCCAGGCTGCGCATCAACTGGCTGAAGGCGGCTCCGATCGTTTGATCCAGAATCGCGTGGCCGAGGGCGGCTCTGATCGCTTGATCGAGAATCGCGTGGCGGAAGGTGGCGCTGATCGGTTGCAGGAATTGCGTGAACGCAGCGCGGTGTGAAGCGATTTTGTGGCGTGGGAGCTTGCTCCTTCGCCACAAAAGCCAATAAGGCTCAAGGCTTGATGTTCTTCAGCTCATTGAGCAACGCAAGCAGTTGCTGCATCTTTTCCTCGCCGAACTGTTCTTCGATCCGCCGATAGTTGCTTTCCATGCCTTCGCTCATGGACACGAAGCACTGCTGCCCAAGCTCGGTCAGCCCGACAAAGACCCGCCGCTGATCCTGGCTGGACTTCTGCCGACGCACCAGGCCATCACGCTCCAGGCGACTGAGCACACCGGTCATGCTCGGCTTGAGGATACAGGCCTGATGAGCGAGCTGATGGCTTTCCAGCTCCCCCTTGCTGGTGCAGGATGCGAATCACCCGCCATTGCTGTTCCGTGAGGTCATGCTGGTTCAGCGCCGGTCGAAAAAAAGCCATGGCGGCTTCGCGGGCTTGCAACAGCGTCAGGGTCAATGAAGGTCTGGGGTTGGCCATGTTCGGATTGATTTGAATGGGCGAGTCGGCAGCTTAGTGTCGCCATCACACCGCTGCAAGAGCAGCCGTGGCGAGGGGATTTATCCCCGTTCGGGCGCGAAGCGGCCCTCAGATGAGACTCTGCGGCGCATCGACTCATTGGGTCTGCTTCGCAGCCCAACGGGGATAAATCCCCTCGCCACAAATAAGTATTGGTCTCCATCATTAGTGGTGCTCAACGCAACCCCGATTGCCGCTGGCGATACTCCCCCCGGAGTAAGCTGCGCGTAACGCTGGAAAAACCGGCTGAAATACGCCGGATCCTTGAACCCGAGCTGGTAGCAGATTTCATTGGCCGAGCTGCCGGTGAACAACAACAGGCGCTTGGCCTCTTGCATCAGCCGCTCCATGATCAGGCGCTTGGAAGGCAGGTCGGCGATACGTCGGCACACGTCGTTAAGGCGCGCCTCGGTCACGCCGATGCCTTCGGCATAGCGCGACAGCGGCCAGTGCTGCAGGTAGTGGGCCTCGATCAGCTCGTTGAAGCGATGAAAGATCTTCAGGTCCTCATGCCGCGCCGGCCTGGCCTCCAGGGAGTTCGAACACAAGCGCAATAGACTGATCATGATCAGCCGCGTCAACCCGTCCAGCGCTGCGCTGCGTCCCGGACGCCCCGCCACCACCTCCTCGCTCAGTTCCTCGAACAGGTACTCCAGCCGTCGCACCTCCCCCGCCTGCTCAGGCCCCAGTTGCGCCAGCGCCACACAGGCGGCCGGCATTTGCACGCCTGCCGGCGCCAGGCTCGGGTCGGCGTCGATCAGTTGCCATACCAATTGCTGGCGCACCGTCAGAACATGCCCGTCACTGTCAGCCTCGGTCACGAAGGAATGGGGGATGGTCGGCGGGGTGAGAAAAAACATCGGGCCGGACTCGACGTACTGCTGGTCATCGAGATACACGCGCACGGTGCCGCTCTTGACGTAGTGCACCTGAAAGAAACGATCGTGGCGGTGGACCGGCATGTTGCGGCCGAAAAAGTCGGCCAGGTTGGCGAGCCGGTCGTAATGCACTTCGGCGTCGCTGTAACGCTGGTCGTACACCTGACCGATGTTGATGTTCGGGATCGGCTGGCGGTCAGTCATCACGCAGTACTCGTTTTTATTCTGGTTCAGGTGCCTGTCGTACTCATCCTGCCTCGAATCCGACAAGGCAACCAGTGCTCGGTCATTCTGTCACGCTTGACGATAGTTAACATCTTAATTATAACTGTTAACACATTAACAATAACCGCAGAGCCCTCATCCCTCTGCCATCGCCAGGAGACAAGCATGAGCCGTGCCCTGCATGACGTCGCGACCGGCACCCTGTTCGGGGTCGCGCTGAACTACCAGGGGCTGCTGAAGCAGCGCCTCGCCGAGTTCGAGCAACCGCCCTATCAGAAGCCGCCGCTCAAGCCTGTGCTATTCATCAAGACGCCCAATACCCGCAACCGGCACGACGCCGATGTGGTTCATCCCGGTCACGGCGAAATACTGCAACCAGGGCCGGCGCTTGGCGTGGTGATGGGCAAGTCGGCCAGTCGCGTCAGCGCCGCCCAAGCCTTGGACTACGTGGCCGGCTACACCGTCGTCAATGAATTCAGCCTGCCGGAAGACAGCTACTAC harbors:
- the wecB gene encoding non-hydrolyzing UDP-N-acetylglucosamine 2-epimerase, whose amino-acid sequence is MATNHPRIKVLSIFGTRPEAIKMAPLVKALAAEPGIESLICVTGQHQSMLKQVLDLFDLKADFTLDVMTPHQTLNSLTAALYAAIDPVLEQTRPDRVLVHGDTTSAMVASMAAFHRRIPVGHVEAGLRTGDIYSPWPEEMNRRCIDLSADLLFAPTGQSRDNLLGERLQGRCLVTGNTVIDALQLTARRIDEDARLRAELDQQFPFLQTRRKLLLVTGHRRENFGEGFLDICKALRHLAQRPDIQIVYPVHLNPNVLGPVTEQLGELLNVHLIKPLDYLAFVRLMQHAHVILTDSGGVQEEAPSLGKPVLVMRDVTERPEAVAAGTVRLVGTSPASIIAGVDALFDDDTLWRRASQAANPYGDGKASQRIVDTLMGRPVDDFVVTPLPAQRSVDTSLSEPRELLADFN
- a CDS encoding glycosyl transferase family protein, whose product is MTSLYWPYWLAHYYNYLEIATIVVAVLILISSLDDLIIDLWYWSRRLYRKFTVDRKYRPLTAEQLLARDEQPLAIMVPAWLEYDVIAPMIENMVSTLDYQNYVVFVGTYINDQRTIDEVERMRRRYKQLHRVEVPHAGPTCKADCLNWVIQAIFLHEKTHGMTFAGVVLHDSEDVLHPLELRLFNYLLPRKDMIQLPVVSLERNWYEWVAGVYMDEFAEWHGKDLVVRESMTDTVPSAGVGTCFSHRALRVLAGETENQPFNTDSLTEDYDVGARLAKVGMNAIFVRFPVQFRVLRKSWFRKPYESTLTMPLCVREFFPDTFRTAFRQKARWTLGIGLQGWEQMGWNGSLANRYLLFRDRKGVVTAFVSIIAYVILVQLLGLIILRNSGLWDITFPTPFESNSLVKYLLLANGGALAWRIAHRYYFTTVLYGWQHGLLSMPRMLVGNFVNFMAASRAWRMFLVGKVMNRKLVWDKTMHDFPSTDLVAIAPRRLGSVLLSWQAITDTDLQSALDEQQSRNVPLGRILLNNGWLDDETLAEAIAFQNDLPRVFDVAEKAAASASILSAEFALRWRAVSLGRNGEGREQIAVANPLPDEGLQQVSAELGSEPVQLIARESEILALLRKLPADNGHAVPDARAPLLGDLLIEMGLLDRDEFSRVMLQYRPQHHGRIGDYLVDSGVLPRTTIEQAVARQHNLYPTELPA
- a CDS encoding NfrA family protein, translating into MNRPFLTLLATGLSLIPAFAPAETLPLPLSGPAYTAANDAYSAYERKDYDLAIAKAREALRLRADVTRLNTLIELAERDKKRRDHPQPLAASRPTRAAPGFIAASQGFKAYDRGQFGLAAQSARKAVAQAPRRHDYRLLLIDSLERQQHLEEADRATSDALGVFANDNTLLMRRKAIRRQLAVPLATQGYRALEQGNTALAVDQARKAVAWAPEIAANQQLLISALLAAKDYVSAEQAASAALAVDDRQAAPWVLRSYARNRQGKTQAAQDDLNQAQSLAGLSAREAREIRSAQAQSTPPVLLCQESTYGLTCAISPGNTNEQAPLSDLQLAYNLVRAGDDEAAHTAFRKADATSRLAPAPAQDAAYNAMRVHEDDEAVAYFKRVIDGQKTAESPLSAQQLFDTRRTVGDVSRTIGLTSTTSYRGNSSSGLSAAPGSSSSGSQSNDLLQNSTELSWRPLGYRNGRFVELYGRITDTLWSKNSDSDTGADALQGALGVRVKPFSSVNIMAALERTFPLGSSNVDGDWLVRLGYGSSIGTDLRVDVPSWWTSQLYAEVGHYIEDSRDYFNSEWQVGRSYAIGGTGSRWVTFPHVVAAIDYDSKMKSDAGGGFSSGDAGGIGIGNNVRYWFREDAYNAPRSYVDFSLQYRARVFGEDRAKGVFARLTYSY
- a CDS encoding phage infection protein, which encodes MFNFSKVSSLAIALTLVGGVGLSNAASAKNAPAQAAHQLAEGGSDRLIQNRVAEGGSDRLIENRVAEGGADRLQELRERSAV